A stretch of DNA from Tigriopus californicus strain San Diego chromosome 8, Tcal_SD_v2.1, whole genome shotgun sequence:
TGAGTGTAATGGCCAATTGCATGAAGGTTATTAGAATCGTTTCCATATTGGAAAAGGTCTTTTTCCAACCACCAAGTTTCCACGGCGAATAGCCTAAAAAGACATAAGACGGCAGTAATAAATTTGTAAATAAATGCCTATGAACCATTTTCGGATATATTTACCAAGGTACCAATTCTGacgaaatgaaaatgttctgACCACAAGATCCAAATTTGTCCACCCATCGACCGGTTGTGTTGTCGTGCTGAAGCACTAAACATTCGTTGGACCATCGCTCCGCATCTTGAGCGGCTTCATCGTCCCAACTCTATTTGGTTGGAAGGTAAGTAACAACAAAGAAGGCAATCCTAATCATCACTTTTAACCGCTCTCACCATTTCCAACATATTAGAGGCTGTCGGATCCACTCTTGATCGAAAATGGTTGTGAATACGGACGATGAGTCTCTGGATCTGAGGTCGATCCGTTCGAATTTGAGATAACGACATCTGTCTGTGAGATATGTTGGGCTCTACGAACGAATAGTTATTGTAATGTACACTCTCGTTGAGCTCTTGGCTCCATTTAGCATATGTACATTAAACTTACGTCTGTCATATTTCCAAGTCCGGAACTCGCTGCCAGTCTCTTGCATAAGAATAAAAATGACCCATGATAGGAGCCAATACGATGGCCAACCTATGATGCGATCCATTCTGAGTCAAATGGGCATTTTGTCGCGGCTTGAATTTTGTCACCACCACTGACTGACGACACCGGCAATGAAAAGTTGTTCGATATCTTGTTCCGTGAATTGCAACTCTGTCAATGCTTTTTTTACGGGTTTGCTCTCTTGAGGACTGGATCACGACTGCGTGTTCGTCCACGAACACCCAACTGTTGAATGCATTTGCAAACCACTAAAAAAGGGTCTCCTTCGTCGCGCTTCCGTCTGGTGCTCAAAGCCTCGTTGAATACTTGAATGGGTTCTTCACTTTGAAACTTTGACTGCTACGACACGGAAACgtcccactcactcactcactcactcacaccaAATTGTACGGGCCCATTTAAATGGCTGGAAAGAAGCCCAATGCACCAAACAGCTCAGAAAAAGAGGCTTCTAGTCAAATACTTTTGGTTAATTCGGGGAGTAAATAGCAAATATTTGACCAATTGATAGTCAGCTTTGCGTCGACTTGTGTTCCGTCGGAAAACTGTGAGATAAAACACCCGACTGGCCGTAGCATGAGCGACGCTATTCACAACTGATGACATTATTCATCGATCGCAAGACTTGAGTTCAAAGACTTCAGTTTTAGCCGGCTTGTCAAAGTTGTCGCCTAAGATCCTGGACGGGAATGTAATCTAGACTTGACTGATGATATCCCAGTCGTCTTAGTCCCCTGAGACTCTTCAGTGTACATATCGTACCACAAACGACCTCTCGTCACAACGCCCTTTGGGCGCTTATGGGTAGAGACCGGATTTGTAACAactgaataaaattttgatccaaaactGTCTATTAATTTATGAAGAATGAGACCAGAATTGACATAAATATTGATTTAAAGTTAAATCAATCGCTCAATTTCTATCAGTAGCTTTACTTTACTCTCATGAGAGACAGCTCATATGTTCTTTTGTCCAGTTTGGTCTGGCTCCCGAAATGAATGGCCATCATGGTACTTGAATGCGTTGGAACGCAAGTTTTAGATATATGGACAGTGATCGGGCTTTACCTCAAATCACACCCATGGTTGGAGGAATTCTGAgccaatttttgaattgtagTAATAAGATGAGAACCATAGATCTCCTCAACTCAAGGCAAGTCCtttcatctcatttcctgtTTAGACGGTTTGCTTCAGATAGCTAATGTCTAAGGTTTTTGCAGTTGATTAAGAGCTGGccgaaaatcaaaattttacGTGGTCATTACCTCGTAAATTTGACTACAACTCCTGAGTACCCTGAGCATTACTTTCGGcctaatttgaccaagttcatcaattcGAGAAGATCTTGTGGTTCTATGACGTGTTGAAGTTGGCAGAAGTGAAAGGTGAAGGAGGTAGGAATTATCGAATCCGTTTACAGTCCATATCTCTTTAAGTCCATGGTTGGAGGGGGGACCAAAAGATACAGGGGTGCTGATAGGGTTTGAAGGAGATAAAGTATCCCCAGGAATCACTAacaccaatttcatttgtctCTCATAGAATTCAAAACAGTTACAGGGTCTTATATTTAAAACATGGAAAAATAGAACGAACTTGGCCTTAGTTTTTAGCTCTTGTAATGTGCATTGTGACTGGCCTAAAGTCTCAATATATGTCTCCAAACCTACTGTTTTTCGCCCAAAACCtcctcttttttcatttttttcggcTCCTCTAGAGACGAGTAGGGGGGGCACGATGCCTGTAATTAAAATTAAGTGTCTGTTACAAACCGAGGTCTAGCTTGATGAAACAGTATGTACAATGTGTCTGCAATCATTTTAGGCCCAATACTTGGACATGCATCCACCATCCTCTGATTGGAAATCAACTTTGTAACCTAAATACTCGGATCATTTGAGCTCTAGATAAGGAAAAATTTGAATGTATATTTCTAGAAAATAAATATCAGATCCGGTCTCTACTTGTGTGGAAATCCTTCAGTTACATGGCGAGTATTCTGCCAAAGAAAGATAACTAGGTCAattttttgggacatttttcatttgtttgaataaaacaagTACAAGTATCAGGAGTTATCATTAATGCATTGTTTTAGAATCTAC
This window harbors:
- the LOC131884416 gene encoding cysteine-rich venom protein LIO1-like isoform X3; the protein is MDRIIGWPSYWLLSWVIFILMQETGSEFRTWKYDRQPNISHRQMSLSQIRTDRPQIQRLIVRIHNHFRSRVDPTASNMLEMSWDDEAAQDAERWSNECLVLQHDNTTGRWVDKFGSCGQNIFISSELAIRRGNLVVGKRPFPIWKRF